In the Rhodospirillaceae bacterium genome, one interval contains:
- a CDS encoding flagellar hook-basal body complex protein FliE — translation MTIDFNTAVSAYKEAAASVSGAGGGVTPPGKSDGSFVNMVKDSLDSAMEINKHAEQVTMARIAGEASTMDVVTAVASAQHTLETVVAVRDKVLQAYQEVLRMPI, via the coding sequence ATGACCATAGATTTCAATACGGCTGTCAGTGCGTACAAAGAAGCTGCCGCTTCGGTAAGTGGGGCCGGTGGTGGCGTCACTCCGCCGGGCAAGTCAGATGGGTCTTTTGTGAATATGGTGAAGGATTCTCTTGATTCAGCTATGGAAATAAACAAACACGCTGAACAAGTGACAATGGCAAGAATCGCAGGCGAAGCAAGCACCATGGATGTGGTGACGGCTGTGGCGAGTGCCCAGCATACCTTAGAAACAGTTGTCGCTGTGCGGGACAAAGTCCTCCAAGCCTATCAGGAAGTTCTTAGGATGCCGATCTAA
- a CDS encoding EscU/YscU/HrcU family type III secretion system export apparatus switch protein: MSIPPKRTDSDKNIKKTDQSPKTIAIALEEQSDSAPKIIATGRGFIAEQILDVAFANDVKVREDSDLAQILSAIDVDSPIPTNAFTAVAQVLAYLYAANGQPAPESLGEWHD, translated from the coding sequence ATGTCTATTCCGCCAAAACGCACCGACTCCGATAAAAACATCAAAAAAACCGATCAGAGTCCCAAAACGATTGCGATTGCCCTAGAGGAGCAAAGCGATTCGGCGCCAAAAATTATTGCCACAGGCCGAGGTTTTATTGCTGAGCAAATTCTTGATGTCGCTTTTGCTAATGATGTGAAGGTGCGGGAAGATTCTGACCTCGCTCAGATTCTATCAGCTATCGATGTAGACAGCCCCATCCCCACGAATGCGTTTACAGCCGTTGCGCAGGTCCTCGCGTATTTGTATGCGGCCAACGGCCAACCAGCGCCAGAAAGTTTAGGTGAGTGGCATGACTGA
- the fliQ gene encoding flagellar biosynthesis protein FliQ yields the protein MNEVEVIDIGRDAVFTMLKVAGPILLVGLTVGLTVSVFQTLTHIQEMTLTFIPKITAVFTSLIFFMPWMLTQLTEFTQRIMDKIISLP from the coding sequence ATGAACGAAGTCGAAGTGATCGATATTGGCAGGGATGCGGTTTTTACCATGCTCAAAGTAGCCGGGCCGATTCTGTTGGTGGGCTTAACTGTTGGGTTAACTGTATCGGTCTTCCAGACGCTGACCCATATCCAAGAAATGACATTGACGTTTATTCCAAAGATCACTGCCGTGTTCACATCACTGATATTTTTTATGCCATGGATGTTGACCCAGCTCACGGAGTTTACGCAAAGAATTATGGATAAAATCATATCTTTGCCATAG
- the fliR gene encoding flagellar biosynthetic protein FliR — protein MLSDLLVINVFHFLLVFARLGVVFLLMPGISAGYIPVRIRLILALLVTLLTLPLVQQYLPEQPESSGLLVKLIFLEMMVGAFIGAIIQTVMAALDLAGLKISQAVGLMNAFVDDPVSDTQSAIIIGFLNMIVVILIFSTGLHALMIMAIVDSYTLMMPNDPLMTGDMLNMLASALTEAFHVGTRLASPFLVYSLVFQVTMGIMSRLSPQMNVFFVALPIQLLLGFALLTIALPAIMMTFLHYFESNLIALLLPGVNGV, from the coding sequence ATGTTAAGTGATTTGCTCGTCATAAACGTGTTTCACTTCTTACTAGTGTTCGCACGTTTAGGAGTGGTTTTTTTGCTTATGCCAGGTATTTCTGCTGGCTACATACCCGTCAGGATTCGCCTCATCCTGGCTCTTTTAGTGACCTTACTGACTCTGCCTCTGGTGCAGCAATACCTTCCGGAGCAACCAGAATCTTCTGGCCTCCTTGTCAAGCTGATCTTTCTTGAAATGATGGTGGGGGCGTTTATTGGCGCTATTATTCAGACTGTAATGGCGGCTTTGGACCTTGCTGGCCTCAAAATAAGTCAGGCTGTTGGCCTGATGAACGCCTTCGTAGATGATCCAGTGAGTGATACCCAAAGCGCGATTATTATCGGCTTTCTAAACATGATTGTTGTTATTCTTATTTTCTCGACCGGCCTTCATGCTTTGATGATCATGGCAATCGTCGATAGTTATACTTTAATGATGCCGAACGATCCGCTGATGACCGGCGACATGCTCAACATGTTGGCATCAGCTTTGACTGAGGCTTTTCACGTTGGAACACGTCTGGCGTCACCATTTCTGGTATACTCATTGGTGTTTCAGGTGACGATGGGCATTATGTCGCGATTGTCGCCTCAAATGAATGTCTTTTTTGTCGCGTTGCCGATCCAACTTTTGCTGGGTTTTGCCCTACTTACGATCGCTTTGCCAGCGATTATGATGACGTTCTTGCATTACTTCGAGAGCAATCTGATCGCGCTTCTGTTACCAGGAGTAAACGGTGTCTGA
- the fliP gene encoding flagellar type III secretion system pore protein FliP (The bacterial flagellar biogenesis protein FliP forms a type III secretion system (T3SS)-type pore required for flagellar assembly.): MRLLSADRRYPLSLLKFFIRFAGLAVVLFGATTANAQSLSLDFGSDSASTTGQIVQLLLLFTVLSVAPAILMMVTAFTRVVVVMSILRRALGTNTSPPNVVVMSLAIFMTAFIMAPTFTEAWETGINPLIEGQIAEEEAFNRTVIPFHEFMMRHVRPKDLSLFMDMANTGPVASPEDTPLQALIPAFMISELRRAFEIGFLIYVPFIIIDMVIASVLMSMGMMMLPPMMIALPFKLIFFVLVDGWYLLVGSLVQSFGGPG, from the coding sequence ATGAGATTGCTCTCAGCAGACCGGCGGTATCCCTTGAGCCTGCTCAAGTTTTTCATAAGGTTTGCGGGCCTTGCGGTTGTGCTCTTCGGCGCAACGACAGCAAACGCGCAGAGTCTGAGTTTAGATTTTGGGTCAGACTCTGCATCCACCACCGGGCAAATCGTTCAGCTGCTGCTGCTGTTCACCGTCCTGTCAGTTGCCCCAGCAATTCTCATGATGGTGACAGCCTTTACGCGCGTCGTCGTCGTCATGTCTATCTTGCGGCGGGCCTTGGGAACAAATACATCTCCGCCAAACGTCGTCGTCATGTCCCTAGCGATTTTCATGACAGCCTTCATCATGGCACCAACTTTTACCGAAGCTTGGGAAACGGGCATCAACCCCCTTATTGAAGGACAGATCGCGGAGGAAGAAGCCTTCAACCGGACAGTTATTCCCTTTCATGAATTTATGATGCGGCACGTCCGGCCAAAGGATCTCAGTCTCTTTATGGACATGGCCAACACCGGCCCTGTGGCCTCACCAGAAGACACACCGCTGCAAGCCCTCATACCCGCATTCATGATTTCTGAATTGCGTCGTGCCTTCGAGATTGGTTTTCTTATTTATGTTCCGTTTATCATCATCGATATGGTGATCGCATCGGTATTGATGTCCATGGGCATGATGATGTTGCCACCGATGATGATCGCGCTGCCGTTTAAATTGATCTTCTTTGTGTTGGTTGACGGTTGGTATCTTCTGGTCGGAAGCTTGGTGCAGAGCTTTGGAGGGCCTGGATAG
- a CDS encoding flagellar basal body rod protein FlgB, giving the protein MDIGKLKVFQMAMTKMEWASQRQKLLSQNVVNANTPGYAPQDLKSFDFKKTLRSAAPVQVAMTNPMHSKGTIPEQETFRNREVRRNFEVSPDGNQVILEEQMQKVGSTRSQYNQAITLMNSHMKMLKMALGKGGGA; this is encoded by the coding sequence ATGGATATAGGCAAGCTAAAAGTTTTCCAGATGGCGATGACCAAGATGGAATGGGCATCGCAGCGCCAAAAACTTTTGTCGCAAAATGTCGTGAATGCGAATACGCCAGGCTATGCGCCGCAGGATCTTAAGTCTTTTGATTTCAAGAAAACCTTGCGGTCCGCTGCGCCCGTGCAAGTCGCGATGACCAATCCGATGCATTCAAAAGGAACCATTCCAGAGCAGGAAACCTTCCGCAATCGTGAGGTGCGCCGGAATTTTGAAGTTTCCCCAGATGGCAACCAAGTCATTCTTGAAGAGCAGATGCAAAAAGTTGGATCAACACGCAGTCAGTACAATCAGGCGATCACATTGATGAACTCGCATATGAAAATGTTGAAGATGGCCCTCGGTAAGGGCGGCGGAGCATAA
- a CDS encoding flagellar motor protein MotB codes for MSDLTSLQHDMGLAVEFGEPKRDRSSVAWLLTFSDLVLLLLTFFILLFAMSDIDLGRYGALSRSTGLSLSDPLRDETQSPTTNFTIPQQDLPRAADLGFLKAVVSDALSKDARFGRVSTRLTEEYLVLSLPGSLLFEAGSATIGEQARSALFDLAGLLSALENEVAVTGHVGPEGVNSAGFLTTWELSLARAVRVSDVLRQSGYQGDMTVFGRADLDFKMRSQNLPEAARNALAEAADRVDIVIFPYVSGV; via the coding sequence ATGTCAGATTTAACCTCCCTTCAGCATGATATGGGGCTTGCCGTAGAATTTGGAGAGCCTAAAAGGGACCGTTCATCGGTTGCCTGGTTACTCACATTCAGTGATCTGGTTCTTCTGCTGCTGACATTCTTCATATTGTTGTTTGCCATGTCTGATATTGATCTGGGGAGATACGGTGCCCTGTCACGATCTACAGGTTTATCGTTGTCTGACCCGTTGCGCGATGAGACTCAATCGCCAACAACCAACTTCACCATTCCACAACAGGACTTGCCTCGTGCGGCAGATCTCGGGTTTTTGAAAGCCGTTGTCTCAGATGCGCTCTCAAAAGACGCTCGCTTTGGCCGTGTTTCAACACGGCTGACGGAAGAGTATCTGGTTCTTTCACTCCCTGGCTCGTTGCTGTTTGAGGCTGGGTCCGCCACTATTGGAGAACAAGCTCGTTCTGCTCTGTTTGATCTGGCAGGTTTATTGAGTGCCTTAGAAAATGAGGTTGCCGTGACGGGGCATGTTGGGCCTGAAGGTGTTAACAGCGCAGGCTTTTTAACAACCTGGGAGCTATCCTTGGCCCGCGCCGTTCGTGTTTCAGACGTTTTACGCCAATCTGGCTATCAAGGGGATATGACGGTCTTTGGTCGTGCAGACCTTGATTTTAAAATGAGATCTCAAAATTTACCGGAGGCCGCGCGTAATGCTCTGGCCGAAGCTGCGGACAGGGTTGATATAGTGATTTTTCCTTACGTCTCAGGGGTGTAA
- a CDS encoding flagellar biosynthetic protein FliO, producing the protein MGTMSYVQAVLALILVLGLIMGMAWLLRRYGLGEGGRSPLGRKKRVTTVESTSVDARHKLVLVRRDNMEHLLMIGPGDSLVVEQGIPVPTETNSNITTVATS; encoded by the coding sequence ATGGGAACAATGTCATACGTTCAGGCTGTATTAGCCCTGATCTTAGTCCTTGGATTGATTATGGGGATGGCCTGGCTATTGCGACGCTATGGCTTGGGTGAAGGCGGGCGGAGTCCACTGGGCCGGAAAAAGCGGGTAACGACTGTGGAATCAACATCCGTTGATGCGCGGCACAAATTGGTCTTAGTGCGTCGTGACAATATGGAGCACCTGCTCATGATAGGACCCGGAGATAGTCTTGTTGTTGAACAAGGTATTCCAGTACCGACCGAAACAAATTCGAACATAACGACGGTGGCAACCTCATGA
- a CDS encoding tetratricopeptide repeat protein, translating into MNTIGPISRSCLRVAFAIALLIGMGQPVLSAPMRVAERDGYGRIVFDWPAPVRYSANVIGGQLVLQFDRPITGDVSAAAAALPGYLNAGRISPDRLTASFPLTNTFEMRSLVVGTAVVIDLFGAAPVSPVPVSPAPVVSPSTPPATVQPAGSGASQPATSSTIQAQPTVPVSINVRTGRHPDYTRIVFDLPAAVPYAVQRDGDRASIIIQRPSSLTIEALRRGLPVELRAATLSISNGATNVNLPMPADQEIRHFVNGNSIVVDLLSSGAVANAPSAQTAQAQTPTPAAAPQPRPSQSADPAPTPARAIRPSGNIPLALLGELRIPVPPPAKPQVTGSPSQRAAMPAAAPTVNTTNAGIVPAMRSADATEDMAPVGAGPRDVSLVIPWSEPAAAAIFRRSGFLWAIFDRYQQLDVDALARAGAPYITFVEQLPYRNNTILRMVTQPGLNPFVRREGLAWIIDFRALPLRPTRTIEVRPQFERTDPNLFLPITEAGRTIAIEDPEIGDYFLAVPVIPLGYGIFPDRSYPDVDMPATAQGVIVIPKTDGVRAQASRIGIDIDLDGGMAVSQQSLAGGDVMIPFESAEQMQRILNLGDWQIGDAANYNRNKQALQFVLGDERAEVREEARYRLARYQFVNGFFPETLAILRIMADNDPDITGTGPYRALRGATNLMMRRYEEAIDDFNHYSLANEEDTRFWTSIARAQIADPTLEAETIIKTGSIIESYPRRIKIPLALMAAEAAIDAGDDFGAQGFLDMIRRQNPRPNELAAIAYLDGKLNAKIGELQVALESFKTAEKSKSRLYQTLASKERYELERQLGEITTPELIENLEKLRYRWRGDDIELSILGRLTDLYIEQDNYGEALRTLKLAASYFRDDPGVEQVAARMNEVFEELFLNGEADDLSPITAIALFDEFSDLLPPGRRGDEMIRKLADRLVSVDLLDQAALLLERQVEFRLAGPDQARVGGRLALVHLLNREPEKALQVLQDTNSGQLTRELQESRRRLQARALTELGRSDEAIILLGADMSMESKQLRAEIYWRSQNWSAAANAIAEMVPPADRNLTLSDDQSRLILDWVTALTLAGDDRTATRVRQRYLAAMEQTPFADAFDLITTPRERGLVDYRTVRSQIEQAEDFQSFLVEYEEMIGEQTLSSAIN; encoded by the coding sequence ATGAACACGATTGGACCCATATCAAGATCATGCCTGCGGGTGGCTTTTGCCATCGCGCTGCTGATCGGCATGGGTCAACCTGTTTTGTCTGCCCCAATGCGCGTGGCCGAGAGAGACGGATATGGCAGGATCGTTTTTGATTGGCCGGCACCAGTTCGTTACTCCGCCAACGTGATTGGTGGTCAATTGGTCTTACAGTTTGACCGCCCAATTACAGGTGATGTGAGCGCAGCGGCTGCAGCTTTACCCGGGTATTTAAATGCTGGGCGGATAAGTCCAGACCGATTGACGGCCTCTTTTCCACTTACGAATACCTTTGAAATGAGGTCTCTCGTCGTCGGAACGGCTGTTGTTATTGATCTGTTTGGAGCCGCACCCGTGTCACCGGTGCCCGTGTCGCCGGCGCCAGTGGTGTCGCCTTCAACACCACCAGCGACCGTTCAACCTGCTGGTAGCGGTGCATCCCAGCCTGCGACCTCTTCTACAATCCAAGCACAACCGACTGTGCCAGTCTCGATCAACGTGCGAACGGGACGCCATCCGGATTACACGCGGATCGTTTTTGATCTCCCTGCAGCAGTACCCTATGCCGTGCAACGCGATGGTGACCGGGCTTCTATCATTATCCAAAGGCCGTCTTCATTAACAATTGAGGCATTGCGTCGAGGCCTTCCTGTGGAACTCCGGGCTGCAACCCTGTCGATTTCTAATGGGGCAACCAATGTCAATTTACCAATGCCAGCAGACCAGGAAATTAGACACTTCGTGAATGGTAATAGTATCGTTGTTGATCTGCTGTCATCCGGTGCTGTTGCAAATGCGCCATCCGCTCAAACGGCACAGGCTCAGACCCCAACTCCAGCGGCCGCGCCGCAACCGCGTCCCAGCCAGTCGGCGGACCCAGCTCCAACTCCAGCGCGTGCTATCCGTCCGTCCGGGAATATACCTCTGGCGTTACTGGGTGAGCTCCGCATCCCTGTGCCGCCTCCTGCGAAGCCACAAGTCACCGGTAGCCCGTCACAACGCGCGGCGATGCCTGCGGCAGCCCCAACAGTAAACACGACAAACGCGGGTATCGTTCCGGCAATGCGCTCGGCAGATGCTACAGAAGATATGGCACCCGTCGGGGCAGGACCGAGAGATGTCAGCTTGGTTATACCTTGGTCTGAACCAGCCGCTGCCGCCATCTTCCGCAGGTCAGGTTTTTTGTGGGCGATCTTTGATCGTTATCAGCAGCTTGACGTAGATGCTTTAGCGCGTGCCGGCGCGCCTTACATCACGTTTGTCGAGCAACTTCCTTATCGTAATAACACGATCTTGCGCATGGTGACCCAGCCCGGTCTAAACCCATTTGTGCGGCGTGAAGGTTTGGCCTGGATTATTGACTTTAGAGCCTTACCTTTAAGGCCAACCCGAACCATTGAAGTGCGTCCCCAGTTTGAGCGGACTGATCCGAACTTGTTCTTACCGATTACGGAAGCCGGGCGAACCATTGCGATCGAAGATCCTGAAATAGGGGATTACTTCCTTGCGGTACCCGTTATTCCGTTGGGGTATGGAATCTTTCCAGATCGCAGCTATCCCGATGTTGATATGCCAGCAACCGCTCAGGGTGTGATTGTTATTCCGAAAACGGATGGTGTGCGCGCTCAGGCATCACGTATTGGGATCGACATCGATCTTGATGGCGGTATGGCGGTTTCGCAACAATCACTTGCGGGTGGGGATGTTATGATCCCCTTTGAGTCAGCCGAACAAATGCAACGCATACTCAATCTCGGCGACTGGCAGATTGGTGATGCCGCCAACTATAATCGCAATAAGCAAGCTCTTCAGTTTGTGCTGGGGGATGAGCGCGCAGAGGTGCGCGAAGAAGCGCGGTATAGGCTGGCGCGATACCAGTTCGTCAATGGCTTTTTCCCAGAGACGCTCGCAATCCTCAGAATTATGGCTGACAACGATCCTGATATTACCGGCACAGGACCTTATCGTGCCTTGCGCGGCGCGACGAATCTGATGATGCGGCGCTATGAGGAAGCGATTGATGACTTTAATCACTATTCCCTGGCCAACGAAGAGGATACGCGGTTCTGGACATCGATTGCGCGCGCCCAGATTGCAGACCCCACTCTTGAAGCGGAAACCATCATCAAGACGGGCTCGATTATTGAAAGTTATCCCCGGCGCATCAAGATTCCTTTGGCTTTGATGGCAGCTGAAGCGGCCATTGATGCGGGTGATGATTTTGGAGCGCAGGGCTTTCTAGATATGATTCGCCGCCAAAACCCAAGACCCAATGAACTGGCAGCGATCGCTTATCTTGATGGAAAATTAAACGCTAAAATTGGCGAGTTGCAGGTCGCTCTGGAGAGTTTCAAAACTGCTGAAAAGAGCAAGAGTAGGCTTTATCAAACCTTAGCCTCAAAAGAACGCTATGAGTTAGAGCGTCAACTTGGCGAAATAACGACGCCTGAACTGATAGAGAATCTTGAGAAGCTCCGCTATCGCTGGCGCGGTGACGATATTGAGTTGAGCATCCTGGGTCGCCTGACTGATTTGTATATTGAACAGGATAATTACGGTGAGGCGCTTCGCACATTGAAGCTGGCGGCGTCTTACTTCAGGGATGATCCTGGCGTTGAGCAAGTGGCCGCCCGTATGAACGAGGTTTTTGAAGAGCTGTTCCTTAATGGCGAGGCTGACGATTTGTCTCCCATTACAGCCATCGCGCTGTTTGACGAATTCAGTGATCTCTTACCACCTGGCCGTCGCGGCGATGAGATGATCCGTAAACTTGCGGATCGGCTGGTCAGTGTCGATCTCTTGGATCAGGCTGCTCTGTTGCTTGAGCGACAGGTTGAATTCAGACTTGCTGGTCCGGATCAAGCCCGGGTTGGTGGGCGCCTCGCCTTGGTCCATTTGCTCAATCGCGAACCAGAAAAAGCATTACAGGTCCTGCAAGATACAAATTCCGGGCAGTTGACGCGGGAATTGCAAGAAAGCCGCCGCCGCTTGCAAGCCCGGGCCTTAACGGAACTGGGCAGATCTGACGAGGCGATCATTCTTCTGGGGGCCGATATGAGCATGGAGTCAAAGCAACTCCGCGCTGAAATATACTGGCGGAGCCAGAATTGGTCGGCCGCCGCCAACGCCATTGCAGAGATGGTTCCACCTGCGGATAGAAATCTCACGTTAAGCGATGACCAGTCACGACTGATTCTGGATTGGGTGACAGCGTTAACGCTTGCCGGAGACGACCGCACGGCCACACGCGTGCGTCAGAGATATTTAGCGGCAATGGAGCAAACGCCTTTCGCGGATGCGTTTGACTTAATCACCACGCCACGTGAGCGTGGTCTGGTCGACTACCGCACCGTGAGATCACAGATTGAGCAAGCAGAAGACTTCCAGTCTTTCCTGGTTGAGTATGAAGAAATGATTGGTGAGCAAACACTCTCAAGCGCCATCAATTAA
- the flhB gene encoding flagellar biosynthesis protein FlhB yields MSDDKDSKTEQPTAKKKGKARNDGNVPQHQELKTFSMLLAGLVVIGLIAPQLAADMADFLKIFLQRPHTLSLEAEGVRYLIFNAGLKVAGLLAFAMAIFVVAAIVPPLYVNGFMWTPKKMEMKLSTLSPIAGVKRFISTQTLVEFGKSLAKITVVAILVAFVVIPLFRHPDQLVDRDLMITLGEIHWLVIIVLFLVVLFMGLIGIIDLTYQKWHHNEKLKMTKQEVKDERKNAEGDPKIKARIRNIRMQRHRQNMIANVQRASVVITNPTHYAVALRYEMDDMHAPVLVAKGVDYLAQRIRQAADEHEVPIVENPPLARALYAAVEVDQEIPPEHYKAVAEVIGYVMQLKGKVARAS; encoded by the coding sequence GTGTCTGACGATAAAGACTCAAAAACAGAGCAGCCGACCGCGAAGAAAAAGGGCAAGGCGCGGAACGACGGCAATGTCCCACAGCATCAGGAGTTAAAAACCTTTTCAATGCTTCTGGCGGGCTTGGTGGTGATTGGCCTAATCGCGCCTCAATTGGCTGCTGATATGGCTGATTTTCTGAAGATATTTTTGCAGAGACCACACACCCTTTCTCTGGAAGCGGAGGGGGTTCGGTATCTTATTTTTAATGCAGGTCTCAAGGTTGCGGGATTGCTGGCCTTTGCTATGGCTATCTTTGTCGTCGCTGCGATAGTTCCACCGCTCTACGTAAACGGGTTTATGTGGACCCCAAAAAAGATGGAGATGAAGCTCTCAACATTGAGCCCGATCGCAGGTGTAAAAAGATTTATCTCTACCCAGACACTCGTGGAGTTTGGAAAAAGCCTGGCAAAGATTACTGTCGTCGCTATTCTTGTTGCTTTCGTCGTCATTCCTTTGTTCCGCCACCCAGACCAATTGGTTGACCGGGACCTAATGATAACTTTGGGAGAGATTCACTGGCTCGTCATCATTGTACTGTTCCTGGTTGTGTTATTTATGGGGCTGATCGGCATTATCGATTTGACCTATCAAAAGTGGCATCACAACGAAAAACTCAAGATGACCAAGCAGGAAGTCAAAGACGAGAGAAAGAATGCCGAAGGTGATCCCAAGATTAAGGCCCGTATTCGAAATATTCGGATGCAAAGACATCGCCAAAACATGATCGCGAATGTCCAACGCGCGAGTGTGGTTATTACTAATCCAACGCACTATGCCGTAGCCTTGAGATACGAAATGGATGATATGCATGCGCCCGTATTGGTTGCGAAGGGAGTGGATTATCTTGCCCAGCGCATCCGACAGGCCGCTGATGAGCATGAGGTGCCTATTGTAGAAAACCCGCCGCTCGCTCGTGCTCTATATGCTGCCGTGGAAGTTGATCAAGAAATCCCGCCGGAGCACTATAAGGCTGTTGCCGAGGTTATCGGTTACGTCATGCAGTTAAAGGGCAAGGTTGCGCGCGCATCTTAA
- a CDS encoding response regulator — MTSSAKRRSALVVDDLDVMRRSVANLLRKQDFGPVDEVSSGPDALDRIAAAGGYDLIVSDWNMDPMTGLELLKAVRADPQHSQSVFVLMTAEPTEAKQAVAEAAGVSGFLVKPFAAPTLVSEIKKHFGCD; from the coding sequence GTGACGAGCTCTGCGAAACGCCGGTCCGCCCTTGTGGTTGATGATCTGGACGTTATGCGCCGGTCCGTTGCCAACCTTCTCCGCAAACAGGATTTTGGCCCTGTCGACGAAGTGTCATCAGGTCCGGACGCCCTTGATCGAATAGCGGCTGCAGGTGGGTATGACCTGATTGTGTCGGATTGGAATATGGATCCGATGACAGGGTTGGAACTGTTGAAAGCAGTGCGTGCTGATCCTCAGCATTCACAGTCTGTTTTTGTTCTGATGACGGCCGAACCCACTGAAGCGAAACAGGCAGTCGCCGAAGCTGCCGGTGTCTCAGGGTTCTTGGTTAAGCCGTTTGCGGCGCCAACCTTGGTCTCTGAGATCAAAAAACATTTCGGCTGCGATTAA
- the flgC gene encoding flagellar basal body rod protein FlgC, whose translation MDNLSASSEIAAQGMKAQATRLRVISENLANANSTSEVPGGEPYRRKLLTFRNTLDRELEANTVTVKRIYDDQSELGVKYDPAHPAADENGYVLTPNVNPLIEMMDMREAQRSYEANLNVITASREMVAKTLELLR comes from the coding sequence ATGGATAATCTCAGCGCCAGTTCAGAAATTGCCGCACAAGGCATGAAGGCCCAAGCAACGCGTTTGCGTGTGATTTCGGAAAATTTAGCCAACGCCAACTCAACCTCGGAAGTCCCGGGGGGCGAGCCTTATCGACGAAAACTTCTGACATTCCGTAATACGCTGGATCGCGAGCTAGAGGCCAACACAGTTACTGTAAAACGCATCTATGACGACCAATCGGAACTGGGCGTTAAATATGACCCAGCACACCCTGCGGCCGATGAAAATGGTTATGTTCTGACGCCAAACGTAAATCCACTCATTGAAATGATGGATATGCGTGAGGCGCAACGATCTTACGAAGCCAACCTGAACGTGATCACAGCATCGCGGGAAATGGTTGCCAAAACTCTAGAACTTCTGCGCTAG